Proteins from a genomic interval of bacterium:
- the tuf gene encoding elongation factor Tu (EF-Tu; promotes GTP-dependent binding of aminoacyl-tRNA to the A-site of ribosomes during protein biosynthesis; when the tRNA anticodon matches the mRNA codon, GTP hydrolysis results; the inactive EF-Tu-GDP leaves the ribosome and release of GDP is promoted by elongation factor Ts; many prokaryotes have two copies of the gene encoding EF-Tu) encodes MAKEKFNRSKPHVNVGTIGHVDHGKTTLTAAITMVLAQKGWA; translated from the coding sequence ATGGCAAAAGAGAAATTTAATCGTTCAAAGCCGCACGTGAACGTGGGAACGATCGGACACGTGGATCATGGAAAGACGACGCTGACGGCAGCGATCACCATGGTGCTGGCCCAAAAAGGGTGGGC
- the fusA gene encoding elongation factor G, whose translation MPRQYSLEKTRNIGIMAHIDAGKTTTTERILYYTGVLHRIGEVHDGAATMDWMEQEKERGITITSAATTCFWKNHRINIIDTPGHVDFTVEVERSLRVLDGAVALFCAVGGVEPQSETVWRQADKYGVPRIAFVNKMDRIGADFFNVVNMMKERLGAHPVPITFPMGEGDMFNGVIDLIEMKAIVFDEASQGMRWDEIEIPKDLMDKAVSARQFMLEQIADYDEGLMEKYLNSEEISKQEIMKALHQGTLQCAITPVLCGSSFKNKGVQRLLDAVLAYLPNPLEGGVLKGHHPDDHSKVVERKIDDNEKFCALAFKIMTDPYVGKLTFIRVYSGMLKAGSYVLNVVSGKKERVGRVLQMHANHREDIDACYAGDICAAVGLKFTRTGDTLCEEDAPILLEKMDFPDPVIEVAIEPKTKADQEKLSEALSKLSEEDPTFKVATNEETGQTIIKGMGELHLEILVDRMFREFKVEANVGKPQVAYKEGITKKVEVEGKFVRQSGGRGQYGHVWIEIEPNERGKGYEFTNAIVGGVIPKEWIKPVDEGIREAMKNGVLAGFPLEDIKVKLFDGSYHDVDSSEMAFKIAGSMALQAGVKKAGGIILEPIMDVEVVVPEDYLGAVMGDLNSRRGQIIGMSQRKDAQVVNAYVPLAEMFGYATTLRSATQGRAIYTMQFHHYDPVPKSVEEQLLEKVKA comes from the coding sequence ATGCCCAGACAATATTCGTTAGAAAAAACGAGAAATATCGGGATCATGGCGCACATCGATGCGGGTAAAACCACGACGACGGAGCGCATTCTATATTATACCGGCGTTCTTCACCGTATCGGTGAAGTGCACGACGGCGCGGCAACGATGGACTGGATGGAACAGGAAAAAGAACGCGGTATTACGATTACTTCTGCTGCGACAACCTGTTTTTGGAAAAATCATCGCATCAATATTATTGATACGCCGGGTCACGTTGATTTTACTGTCGAAGTCGAGCGCTCATTGCGCGTTCTCGACGGCGCTGTTGCGCTATTCTGTGCTGTAGGTGGTGTAGAGCCGCAGTCGGAAACGGTTTGGCGTCAGGCCGATAAATACGGTGTTCCTCGCATTGCCTTTGTTAACAAAATGGATCGTATTGGCGCTGATTTCTTCAATGTAGTTAATATGATGAAAGAGCGTCTCGGCGCGCATCCTGTGCCGATCACCTTCCCTATGGGTGAAGGCGATATGTTCAACGGCGTGATTGATCTGATTGAAATGAAGGCGATTGTGTTTGATGAGGCCTCACAAGGTATGCGTTGGGATGAAATTGAAATTCCGAAAGATCTTATGGATAAAGCCGTAAGTGCTCGTCAGTTTATGCTGGAGCAAATTGCCGACTATGACGAAGGCTTGATGGAAAAATATCTGAACAGTGAAGAAATTTCAAAACAAGAAATTATGAAAGCGTTGCACCAGGGAACGCTTCAATGTGCGATCACGCCGGTTCTCTGTGGCTCATCATTCAAGAACAAAGGCGTGCAACGTCTTCTCGATGCGGTTTTGGCGTATTTACCCAATCCTCTCGAAGGCGGAGTCCTCAAAGGTCATCATCCGGATGATCATAGCAAAGTTGTCGAACGCAAAATCGACGATAATGAAAAATTCTGTGCATTGGCATTTAAAATCATGACCGATCCTTATGTCGGTAAGTTGACATTTATTCGTGTTTATTCGGGCATGCTGAAAGCCGGTTCGTATGTATTAAATGTTGTTTCTGGTAAAAAAGAACGCGTAGGACGAGTACTGCAAATGCACGCCAATCACCGTGAAGATATTGATGCGTGTTATGCTGGCGATATCTGCGCAGCTGTCGGATTGAAATTTACCAGAACCGGCGACACATTGTGTGAAGAGGACGCTCCGATTTTATTGGAGAAAATGGATTTCCCCGATCCGGTGATCGAAGTTGCGATCGAACCGAAAACGAAAGCGGATCAGGAAAAATTATCAGAAGCTTTGAGTAAGTTATCGGAAGAGGATCCGACATTCAAAGTTGCGACCAATGAAGAGACCGGCCAGACGATCATCAAAGGTATGGGTGAACTTCACCTTGAAATTCTTGTGGATCGTATGTTTCGTGAATTTAAAGTGGAAGCCAATGTTGGTAAACCTCAGGTTGCGTATAAAGAAGGTATTACCAAAAAAGTCGAAGTCGAAGGTAAATTTGTTCGCCAATCGGGCGGTCGTGGTCAATACGGACACGTTTGGATTGAAATAGAACCTAATGAACGTGGCAAAGGATATGAATTTACCAATGCCATAGTGGGCGGTGTTATTCCGAAAGAATGGATTAAACCAGTAGACGAAGGTATCCGCGAAGCCATGAAAAATGGCGTTTTGGCTGGTTTTCCGTTGGAAGACATTAAAGTAAAATTATTCGACGGTTCATATCACGACGTCGATTCGAGTGAAATGGCATTTAAAATTGCCGGATCAATGGCATTACAAGCCGGTGTGAAAAAAGCCGGTGGTATCATTCTTGAACCGATTATGGACGTTGAAGTAGTCGTTCCGGAAGATTATCTCGGCGCTGTCATGGGCGATCTCAACTCACGCCGTGGTCAGATCATTGGCATGTCACAGCGAAAAGACGCGCAGGTTGTGAATGCGTATGTGCCGTTGGCCGAAATGTTTGGTTATGCAACGACGTTGCGGTCAGCGACTCAAGGTCGTGCGATCTATACGATGCAATTCCATCATTATGATCCTGTTCCAAAATCAGTTGAAGAGCAATTGTTAGAAAAAGTAAAAGCTTAA
- the rpsG gene encoding 30S ribosomal protein S7: protein MSRRRRIPKRRIPVDPKFNSMLVSKIVNMIMWQGKKGVAEGIMYDALEITEKKTGKPGIETLEKAIKNISPLLEVRSRRVGGANYQVPVEVRAERRQTLAIRWLITYSRLRAGKSMAIKLADELMAAANNEGAAVKKKEDVHKMAEANKAFAHFRW from the coding sequence ATGTCACGCAGAAGAAGAATTCCCAAACGCCGTATTCCGGTGGATCCGAAATTCAACAGCATGCTGGTTTCGAAAATCGTCAACATGATCATGTGGCAAGGCAAAAAAGGCGTTGCTGAAGGTATTATGTATGATGCATTAGAAATTACTGAGAAAAAGACAGGAAAACCGGGCATCGAAACTCTTGAAAAGGCGATCAAAAACATTTCGCCTTTATTGGAAGTTCGTTCACGCCGTGTCGGTGGAGCCAATTATCAAGTTCCGGTCGAAGTGCGCGCTGAAAGACGTCAAACACTGGCGATTCGCTGGTTGATTACTTATTCCCGCCTGCGTGCCGGAAAAAGCATGGCAATTAAATTGGCCGATGAACTGATGGCAGCGGCGAATAATGAAGGCGCGGCTGTTAAGAAAAAAGAAGATGTGCATAAAATGGCTGAAGCCAACAAGGCATTTGCGCATTTCCGTTGGTAA
- the rpsL gene encoding 30S ribosomal protein S12, producing the protein MPTIQQLIRKGRQSKVWKTKSPALDECPQRRGVCTRVYTTTPKKPNSALRKVAKVRLSNKMEVIAYIPGEGHNLQEHSIVLIRGGRVKDLPGVRYHIVRGVLDTQGVQDRKQGRSKYGTKKQKAAAK; encoded by the coding sequence ATGCCGACGATACAGCAGTTAATCAGAAAAGGCAGACAATCGAAAGTTTGGAAAACGAAATCACCTGCTTTGGACGAGTGTCCTCAGCGCCGCGGCGTATGCACCCGCGTGTATACGACCACGCCCAAAAAGCCGAATTCAGCTTTGCGGAAAGTGGCGAAAGTTCGCCTTTCAAATAAAATGGAAGTAATCGCGTATATTCCAGGCGAAGGACATAATCTACAAGAGCACTCCATTGTATTAATTCGCGGTGGCCGTGTAAAAGATTTACCCGGTGTGCGTTATCACATCGTACGCGGCGTGCTTGATACTCAAGGTGTACAAGATCGTAAACAAGGCCGGTCAAAGTACGGAACAAAAAAACAAAAAGCAGCGGCCAAATAA